Sequence from the Eleutherodactylus coqui strain aEleCoq1 chromosome 13, aEleCoq1.hap1, whole genome shotgun sequence genome:
aggtcactacacacaaggagcctccgagagcctcttataggccaagtggggaaccacttatagggcctccggtgaccagaccgtccatctaatcaccacaactcccatcatttacagatctgcctgagatggagctgcaTGCCcagtttgcagcaaaacgacaacttctaggggctagattttttattttttgacagtGTAATGTCAGAGGTGATATAATATAACTTCCTTGTCTGTTCAATCATTCTTAGATTACCGCATCTGTACAGTCCGTTCTGGTAGGATACAAGATTTGTGCTCGTTTTATATCCACTATTGCCAGTGGGTATCTGAGAGCTTGATTTAAAGTGGGTCTACCACAGGACAGTATCTGCTTCCCTTTTACCCATTAGTGACGGCCCAAAAGTTTTTTTACgccctgccattgcaggacgtgtatggagggagatagctctgccatctccctccatacagcgcgggcgtcagctgtttactacagcggACACCCGAGGGCAATAGCTGGAATCGTCCGTGCGGCCAATCGCAGCTattcaccctttaaatgccactatcaattctgacagcggcatttaaatcctccgaacaatgttcaggggtcccgtacggccccccgtgGTGAAaatgggggagccatgcaggagccatggcagccgggggccttctgaaaggccccagggctgccttagcagactgcctatcaagccattcctgtggggtggcttcataggctgcctgtcaaaaagcagtatgacataatgctatagcattacgtcatactgcaggagcgatcaaagcatcgctggttgtggtcccccctggggactgaaagaaagtgtaaaaaaaataaaaattcaataaaaataaaatatgtattggtatcgctgcgtccgtacaggatataaatcttatgttaattgttaatccgtgtttacaggcaggtaggaactattaggggttgatccagggaacagtctgattgccattagggagtcgggaaggaatttttcccccaaaagggctaattggcttctgctcttgggttttttttgccttcctctggatcaacaacacagtaggatagacaggctggattagatggacattgtcttcattcggccttacatactatgttactatgtaaaagtccgatctagcaaagtaatgcattatttaccccgcacggtgaacgtcgtcccaaaaaaaaaaaaaaaaatgtaaaaatgccagaaatgcgcttttttggtcaacttgtctccaagaaaaaatgtaataaaaagcaatcaaaaaagtcatttgtatacaaaaatggtaccaacggaaatgtcaggacataccgcactaaATGAGTCCTCACACAAATAGGTCGCCCAAAAAAATAcagaagttattgtgcgcagaaaatagagacagaaaataattttaaaaaattaaatatctttaaaaaaagatagtaatcgtactgacccacagaataaagttctcatgtcatttttgttgcagtttgtgcgccgtagaaacagggcgcaccgaaagatggcagaatgtaattttttttttcaatttctctccacttagaattttttaagagtttttcagtacattatatggtacagtaaattgtaccattcaaaaatacaagtcgtcccgcaaaaaacaagccctcatacagagacgtcgatggataaataaaggagttacaattttttaaaaggggggaaaccaaaatagaaaaaaagcaagaaagctccgtcactaaggggttaagataccaCCGCCCTCCCACGAAACCCCACTAGGTACAGTTTAGGAATTGGTAATCCCACTAGTGTTGATAAATATTCTTCCCTAATTTTATAGCCCCGCTCCCCCTCCCATCTCTTTTCTTACCTGAAGAATCCCGATGATTTTCTTGGCAATAAATGGTCCAAAATGCGACGCTTGGGATAAGCCAACTCCCTCGTAGTCCGCCAGGATCACAATACCATTCACTTGGGTTTCCTCAGCTTCTATCAGTTTTTCCAGTGACAGATATATGGCACGAAGATTTTCGGTAATCGGGAAACTTTGGGGATTCCACTGACCTTATGGAAAGTAGTAGTAAAATAAATAACTGAAGTGATGAATACGGATAAGTATTTCTCACCTCACTATGCCTACCGGTGTGATGCTCATCATACTAAGGAAATAGGAGGTGTTCCTACTTCTgctccctctcacagcatgcaattTAGcggaggaagaagctgcagcttcATCCCCCTCCTCTTGCTAGAAGAGGTAAACATGTTAAGTAGGTTGACAGTGATCGGTGGAGACCACTTGCTTGAGTCATTCACAGCACTGGGAGCCAAATATATGAAGAGCTCCAACTGTAAAAATGGGGCGAGTAACAAAAGAGCCAGCACAACTGAgaagctatgcagccggccccTGCTGACATGAGGtcatgacagatcctctttaaaaggtaCTTAAAACTTCATGCGGAGTTCAAATCTAAGGTTTAGGGTGAATAATGACTTCCGCAGTACAGTGGCTGATGTAACTTTTGTGTTTAATTGTAACTTAACTTTTTTCTCTCCAGACAATAACGGAAACCTGCATTATTGTTATGCAACAGTGGTTGACTTCTATGGCGTATGATAGTAAAGGCCCAtgtacacgcaaagacaatctttcaaacgattgaaagttttagtgattgttttgcataaagtgttaatggacaataatttccattaacactttatcagcttcatttgcgtgtaaaaggacctccaggagctgtttgcagagcactgCATGtgatctgagctctgcacacaactCCATTGTGCTCGCATAGGCTGTCCGTCAGAATACAAggtaatctctgactcccgtgcagaacacagcatgcggtccctgccatCTCTCTccggccgaacaatggattttaagctcaccttcaaATCATCGTTtagccgaagagtgaacgatggcagcatttacatgcaacaattattgcttatatgccatcgtttgaacgaattttgagtgataatcgttgcgtgtaaatgggcctttggtcaTAAGGGTCCATTTCTGTCAGCTTTTCTGACCAAAAGATTCTTGGGAATGGACATCaaaacagatcccattgacttcaatgttccGTTTTTTGATACTACATACAGTACAAAAACAGGGGACACGTTTCATCATACCCGGGCGCATACAGACAATACGTCTTCCCTCAGTGTCTGCAAGAGGTAGAACAGTCAAGAACCCAGAGTCCAGCACTGGCTTAACCGCAGAAGGTCTCAGGTTGCTAAATACTTCCGGCCAACCTTTCCGACAAGTATAGTAATTGACCAACAGCTGTAGAGCACGGTCGTAGTCAAACTTGCGAGCCCGGAGGAAGCGAAGCAGGAAAGCATCATCCACTCGTGTCCTTAGGTTGGGGTAGTCCTTCCATATCATGTCCCTCAGAGCCTGCACATCACGTAACCTCCATTCTGGCTTCTCTTGCAATTCTTCCCTAGCCTTGAGGACCAACTCTGGAGTTAACGTACAGACGTAGCCCTCGTGGAGGGTGGAGTCTACTTCCAAGGAAGAGGAGACAGAGGAACTTCCTACCGAGGTCTCATTGTCTTGTGCCATTGAAGACGTCACAGCTGTAGATGAGAAGAACATGATAACTTTTCTACGAGACGTTTCTATAAACTAAGTTCCATACTGTTCCAATGATTGACCAGTGCAGCATTCAAACACATGATCTAACGTTCATGTAAATAGGGGAGATGGAATacaacctctacagtgccacctattggaaggcagcattccttcaagccaaagtcagactttttatacaagccttgttcaAGTGATACACCATGTCCACAGACCAGTTATGGTCCAACTTTTGCGGCTCCTCATGTGGTATTAGTGGCTACAAATATTATAAACGTGTACATGAAAAGTAGCGGCTAAAGCGTCAAACTAGTAAAACCCCATATTGGGCATAAATGGCGTGTAAACTATTGATATGAAGTCTGaagttagggctcttttacacgggacgacaaatcgttcagattcccacaatgAGCGAGAATCTAAACGATTGTCATTCAATGTAAAAGTCCACATATGGTACGACAAACGATGATTTGTTCTTTGTTCAGTTTACGCGTGCCTAAAAACAGATTGATGGATCGGCCTGTGagaacaggtagtcgttcatatatgaacgactgcctgtttactgtgaatagaggcgggcagGCCAGGTGGA
This genomic interval carries:
- the TTPAL gene encoding LOW QUALITY PROTEIN: alpha-tocopherol transfer protein-like (The sequence of the model RefSeq protein was modified relative to this genomic sequence to represent the inferred CDS: inserted 1 base in 1 codon) — translated: MVPSALLLLSTAVTSSMAQDNETSVGSSSVSSSLEVDSTLHEGYVCTLTPELVLKAREELQEKPEWRLRDVQALRDMIWKDYPNLRTRVDDAFLLRFLRARKFDYDRALQLLVNYYTCRKGWPEVFSNLRPSAVKPVLDSGFLTVLPLADTEGRRIVCMRPGQWNPQSFPITENLRAIYLSLEKLIEAEETQVNGIVILADYEGVGLSQASHFGPFIAKKIIGILQDGFPIRIKAVNIINEPRIFKGIYAILRPFLKEKIVKRIFLHGSDLNSLHNNIPKAILPEEYGXTAGKLDMSAWSQILLASENDFAQDFLQADLARDGSLQGLVMNDAESDYLQYEESARGVKSQLYCY